The nucleotide window ATTATGCTCATTATTATCACAGTCATGTCCACCTTGAGCATTGTTAGCATTTGTGCTACTTTCGCTATTTTTAGCAATAGTAGCATCTCCATATTTTCTCAGACTCAGCGCAGGTTTGCACGTGTGCCAGTCCCAGAGCACCTTGTTCATAGTGTCCTGGCGCCGAATACCCAGCAGTTTGTCTTCCTCGCTATCTGTTTTATCGTCCTCATCATCGCTGTCATCGTGGTCGTGGCAGCTCTGAATCTCGCCGCTAATATCCTCAAAGTACTGCTTGATGCAGACCTTGGCGAAACTCTTGGCGTGTTCCGTGCAGGTCTCGTCAAACATCCTGCGCTCCGTGTCCACGTAGTGAGACCAGTATTTGGTTTTGAGGAAGACGGCCTGCGTGAAGCAGGGACGAATGGCTCGGATTAGAAATGCAACGATTGTGATGATCAGCAAGAACAACCATCCAAAGGCCtgggaagatatttagaagacaAACACATATGCATTAGTATTTTTAGCTTAATTCATGATCTTTTGACAGTGTTGTctcgatactggaattcgatatgAATCAgtatgaaattttaaaaacgtcaatTTCTCGTGAACATTTAAGatctgttgagcacgttcttaaacagcgctgattggccattgtgttcatgtgctcaacagaaatgactgtgattggccgtgaggGTCATCtattcaccaaactcaccgctgtttactgagtttaaccatagatacagggacactggagatTTTTAAAGCTGCGATTAATCAGCaattatagacaaaccagctgatcaatGTGACTGTAAAACGCTAcagtgttcctgtatctgtagttacacttagtaaacagcggtgagttcagtgaactgatgaccttcacggccaatcacagtcatttctgttgagcacatgaacacaatggccagaCAGCGCTGTTTTAGAACGTGCTCCAAAGTGcataaatgttagtgggaaatggatgtttttaaaacttcactaCCAATTGGtattgaattccagtatcgtgacaaccctatttTGACATATAAAGCTATTATGGTGCTCACACTAAATTATTGTAAAATTGTCTTGGTAAGTTGGagttaaaaaagaaatgtttattttttattctccAGTAAACTTAACTGCATAAACCATGTGATATGCAACTATActttaaagtttcaaataattttgtcaaaaaaaaaaaagttgaaatatgTGTTGTATAGTTCATTCAGTGTATAATAAATTATGATAttaaattttctatttaaaaattcaaaactttttgtggGTCAAATGTAGTGGATTGAAGGATAGTTGCAAAgtatgaagatttaaaaaaactgacaaacaacaaacaatgaaatattttaaattagcattttggcaCTACACTGTAACCCTTAAATGTATAGTGGTCCCTCGCCATAACACAGTTCACCTTTTGCAGtcttgcagaatttttttttgattgtgtgcaatttaacatgcttttttttttacagagcattgTGTTCTACGTCCTGATCAGCACATTGTTttctgtgttctgattggctacagaccattgtcaatcaatctcctccgtgcCGTGTCTTCTGGacagtacagaatgcattcagcttACCAAATTTACTTATATCTTTGATTGCTAACAGTGTGACGGAAGCCCAAAAACCCCATAATGTAGATGAAACATTCTGCAATGTCAAAGGCACCCAaaaagcagaggaagatgctaaccattgcacaaaaagttggacttttggacatgctaaaggaaagtagaagtgtttaaacaagagggaaaagtgtgtaaatgaagagtGTATAATGAGTAAAGTGAAGGGTTTTACAGCCTTTAAAACATCTATATTAATAGTAAAAAGTAAAGCGAACTACTTGACGAATTTCACCTATTTGCGGGCCATTTTTAGAACATAACTCCCACaattaacgagggaccactgtactcTTTTTAAATGCAAGCAAAATTCTTACTCCAAATATGCCTGACAtgatttttttgtatataaactataattatgtaaatagtttgaataattattgatttataatacatgcacacaaaatattaaacattttactatacattaagtgaatcaatcaaaattaaaaatgtacattttgacaATCAAATATTAcgtcttataatttttttttgtgtacaatTTCTTTACATTTTGCTCCTGTACGGTTTTCATTTTAGTTAAAAGTCGGTTTAATTTTAGTTAGATTTTATCTATGTACtctttttctatatatatttcagttttaGTTATTTCAGTTGTCCACAAATTACAATTAAGATAAATTTGCCTTTGTAACTCGTTGAAGcttgataaaatgtttattatgaaCACCGTTAAATCCTTAAATTATTAATCAAACCCACCTGTGAAATACAGCGTATGTATCTGGTGGCCGCTTCTCTTGACATTATGTGCTGCCCGTCATATATATGCTTGCAGGGTATCTTGGCCAGTGTTCGTAAGAGTTCCTCTTGCGATAACCCATGTCCACTTCCATTCCTACCAAACTCAGACATGTCCAAATCCATACTGTAGGCACACAAGAAGCTTTTACCATCCATCAAAGTCACCGATATCCAAACGGCAGGCGCAATGAGTGAACGCTGGGATATGGACACACACATGTATCGCATAACCGCTGGGTCCTTCGACCTCTGTCCTATAGGCCGTTTCCACTCCTCCGCCAACATCGAGACATTGTTGTTCAATACAAAACCCAAAAGGAAAAACCAAATGGGTGGAATAACCAGCATGCTGATCCCATAGGAGTAGTTATATTCAGGGATACAGGGACAGTTGAATTCGAAAGACGTGTAAAGTTGAGCGCTCGCCA belongs to Danio rerio strain Tuebingen ecotype United States chromosome 1, GRCz12tu, whole genome shotgun sequence and includes:
- the calhm1b gene encoding calcium homeostasis modulator protein 1 produces the protein MDKFRMMAQILQSNQESFMNGICGIMALASAQLYTSFEFNCPCIPEYNYSYGISMLVIPPIWFFLLGFVLNNNVSMLAEEWKRPIGQRSKDPAVMRYMCVSISQRSLIAPAVWISVTLMDGKSFLCAYSMDLDMSEFGRNGSGHGLSQEELLRTLAKIPCKHIYDGQHIMSREAATRYIRCISQAFGWLFLLIITIVAFLIRAIRPCFTQAVFLKTKYWSHYVDTERRMFDETCTEHAKSFAKVCIKQYFEDISGEIQSCHDHDDSDDEDDKTDSEEDKLLGIRRQDTMNKVLWDWHTCKPALSLRKYGDATIAKNSESSTNANNAQGGHDCDNNEHNVSQHGFKNGYVNAGLDVGQSELEKQCDNGQNGGLNGHGNVNGSQKGFLNGGLPSPYSGQKKAWAVYYSKV